CTTCTGCTGGGCATTTGAAACCGCTTTCCCTGGCCAGTTTCTGAACTTTCCCTCTTTTACTGAGCTGCCAGAGTCGTCCCATCCTGTTCGTTATTCACTCCGCATATTCCCTGAGGTTCTGCTGCGCACGCAAAAGCTGAAACGGATGAAATGGTCCGACCCGTGAGATTAAACACGCACAGAATCAATCCAtactcctccatcctcctggCAAACCAGACTTAATAACCTATCTATCAAAGTATCAACACCTACCCAGGCTATTAGGggaaaaacagttttaatgCATGCTATGGTCCTCGTGTTGGGGTTCTACGCTCATCGAGCCAGTGTATCAGGACAGGTGCACGTGTGTCGACTGCCATAATTGATCCTGATCGTATAAAGACTTAACTGCAGGCCATAGATAAGGTATGGATCCGCCTTCGCCGTGATCTATGTCCAATAGTTAGTTAATAGGAAAGCAATGAGATGGCGAACAGTGATGGCTTCATTAAGCAAATGCCCCTCCTGTCGTCGATATCATTACGCTGCTGGTAAACAACACATAAACATCCTCACAGGGGAAATTAGTGCTTGTTACGATCGTCTGCCGgtatttttacagtgtagaaaaCTATCTGCTGTCACCAGcagtttaaaggagacatattatgatTTTTCAGTCTTTCCCAGACCCTGTAGTGGgttgtacatgtgtttgtgaatgtataCGTTGTGCATGGCTCAAAATCCCAaagtctgcagcagaggtacTGACAGAGGAGCTGAATCCGGCATGAGTCTCCTTCTGCTGCAGCAATGAACAGAATAAAGAAACtaaagtgttttctgaacattggagTCTGTAAAGCTTTTTCAAGTAGTGCCCCAAAAACAAGCATAATGAGTCTCTCTTTAAAGTTGTTCAGGGTCGGAACCCAATCCAAAATCTCATCTCATCCCTCGTCGGGGAAAGACAGGGAGCAGTGGAGGAGGGCAGGTGGGTCGCCGGGGGTCAGAAAAGGTCGTCTCCCATCAGATGTTGCTCTAAATTACACCTGAGGCACTTTGAAAAGGCTCAACACGTCTTATTTCACCTTTATGTACCTGAGAGCCATTAACGGGCTGACGGAGTTTCTTGCAGTCACtgttgttagtttgttttttaatgagtgGGTCTGCAGGGAAAATATAAAGGAGGCGTACGAACTTTAATCCTGAGGAAAGGAAAATAGATGCTCAGAGAAATGTATCTCTTTAgcaccaaaattagcaggtatatgTAGGTTTTTAACCCGCAGGTAAACTCGTGTGCGTTAAaccaggtgtcatgtttccatcactgccgattaAAACcagtgtctactgcagagtaaCTACAGCTGGAAGTAAATACCGATTGTACATTTTACtagttttattttcctgtccGCACCtgatctgaaccaaattgcacacactatTGCTCATAAATcgcagtcccctaaacatgcctgatttgtcatcaagatccatgaattattctctgagaaatcatggaaaatgttgaaaagtgcCTAAAATCTACCACCGACATTAAATGGGATCCTTCCACAAAGTATCGTGGAAATCTGTCAGGTAGATTTCACGTAAACCTGCTaactaacacaaaaacaaacactgaccttggcagaggtaataaagtATTTTCAGTCAAAAGAGTGAGATCCTCTAATCAAACGATATCAAGCTTCCTTAGCTCTTCCTCTTCAACCATCAATATCTGCCTGTATAACTGCTGCGGGctgttaaaacataaaactcTGAGACAAAGCCTTTAAAAGCCATAAATACAGAGGAACAGACAATAAAacctgacttttttttcctcccagtTAATATTTTAGATTATTGACATTTTGGGTTATCAAATTAGATCAGACGCACTGCGAGTTTCTTTATGTCTTCATTTCGTCTCGGtaataaaaagaaattgatCACCCAGGCCAAGCGGAGGTGCAAGAGCCATCTTTCACGAGGTGTGGacaaaatttagtttttaacaaATTAATGGAAGGGTAGTTAATTTAACAACGTCAAATAACATTAAGGGAGATGgatctgctcttttttttttttaaccttcttTCATGAgttctgtgttttacttctaACTTTTCCAGCACATAAATACAACTGTGTCTAATCTGTGCCCTGGCTGAGGGAAATAAGGAGACCTGTGATGCATATTGAACTCGCGGGGCTTGAGTATGGACTCGAACCTCGGTTACACAAACACGACGGGGTGTGCTCACTTTTCGTATGGCCTCGTACACGGCTCGGAAGGCGGGCTGCTTGTGGTCGTGGTAAACCCCTCGGTTTCCGTGCAGTACGTACACGCCGTCCTCCTCGGCTGAAGCACAGTTGCTGCCATAGATGCAATGATCGGGACGGTAATTCCACTTGCACGGAAACTCCAGCAACGTCTCTGCGAACGGAAGTGAACACAAACATCGTAAAGTAACAGATATGATATGCAGATGTCTAACATTACTGTGTACATGTTGACGATATAGTAATATCATAGTAATTCCCCCTTTTAATTGTGGTCTTGTTCATTCTCCTCACCAGGGTTGTGGTGGAAAATGATATTGAGAAGGTCCTGGTCCCCCCAGGTTATGTTCAGTTTGTATTTCTGGAGCAGAGGCATCAGCAGCTCCTCCCAGCGCAGCCCCACAGACGTCATGTCGTTCTGTCAACACACACGAGAATCAACAGTCAAAACTCTGTAGGTATTAGTGCGGAGCTTCAGTTTGCAACAGCATCGAATGGATCCGTGGTGGACaactgcagcaggagaaggacATCTAGTGGCCACTTATGGTGGTACACTGATACACTGGGCAAAGTTCCCCCTCTCAGCCCCTACCTTAAAGAACGTGTTCCTCATCCTGGTCATGTTCATGAGCATGACCCCCGAGTTAATGCCCGTCCTGCCGTAGAAAGGGTGGCGGGCGAAGCGGTTGTACCAGGCGATGCGGGGCTCCTCGTGCTCGGGGGCCATGGCCGCCAACTGGGAGGAATTGAAGCGGGGCAGGAACGCCCACAGTCGGTCTACGGGCTGCAGGAAGAGGATGTCCGAGTCCACGTACACGACCGAGTCGATGTCCTTGAGGATCAGCTGCACAAGTGGAGAGTGACACAGACGTTAGTCACTCAGAATATGGAAATAGTGTGGATGCTCTGCAGTGTTTTGATTGGTGCATTAAATTGGTATGTGCTGCTCAGGGGAATTTTCCTCTTATTTCATGACACTACATTTCACTATAATGTTCCTGAATATATTGAGGCAAAATGtagcttttcatttatttacatttatagcAAGTATTAATTCATGTCAaaattcaaatttgtatttttgcagCCACCATCTCAAATTGTTCACAGAAAACCCAGAATAGAATCAGGTCAGAGTTAAACTGGGGTCTATCTGAAACTCACGGGTAAGAAGAGCCTCTGAGAAGCGCAGGGTTTGAAGAGTTTCTTCCACTCGGCTGCGTTGTCACTGGGGAAGCTGATGGAGTAAACTGTGTACTTGAACCTGGAGCGAATGAATCCAGGCCACGAAGCCAACTGTGACAAAGACGGGGGTGTTCAATAATGGACATGGTCAACACAAACTCCGGGTCCCCAACACTGTTTTCCAATTTAAAGATTCCAAATGTTTCCTACTCACAGCTTCCATGAAGCTGGTGTGGAGCTGATCTTCAGCAAAGATGTGCAGGTCGAGTTGTCTGATGCTGAAAAGCACAGCGGACTTGATCATGGTGAGGGTCTCCTCCAGCCGCTCACCACAGGCCACCACAGCCAGGTGCATGGGGGGCTCGGGTCGGCTCTGGACGCTGCCGCCGGCCTCCACCTGACCCCGCTGACGCATGACGTacctgtgagagagagagtcgcACAAAAGGATGTTTGACAAATTTcgggaaaaacacacacgttcagtAATTTATTTATGGGTACGTTTTTATTTGCTATAGAGATATTTCAAGCACAAGGCTCTTCCACCTCCTATAATAGTTTGAAGTTATCAAGTTTCCTGACTTGCACTTTTTTGTAAGGTAATCGGAGTCCTAACTTGTAATCCTGCATTGTGAATATCCAAGCACAGTCTAAACTGAAGGCTTCAtcaaggaaaaaacattttaaaaataataaaaggttGTATAACAC
The sequence above is a segment of the Hippoglossus stenolepis isolate QCI-W04-F060 chromosome 22, HSTE1.2, whole genome shotgun sequence genome. Coding sequences within it:
- the gxylt1b gene encoding glucoside xylosyltransferase 1, translating into MRRYGRALTLCTVFAVFSGLYVYNKLQDTDASVAGTGPKSGFIPVPGARRGAADQTGPRNLHWYVMRQRGQVEAGGSVQSRPEPPMHLAVVACGERLEETLTMIKSAVLFSIRQLDLHIFAEDQLHTSFMEALASWPGFIRSRFKYTVYSISFPSDNAAEWKKLFKPCASQRLFLPLILKDIDSVVYVDSDILFLQPVDRLWAFLPRFNSSQLAAMAPEHEEPRIAWYNRFARHPFYGRTGINSGVMLMNMTRMRNTFFKNDMTSVGLRWEELLMPLLQKYKLNITWGDQDLLNIIFHHNPETLLEFPCKWNYRPDHCIYGSNCASAEEDGVYVLHGNRGVYHDHKQPAFRAVYEAIRKFPFGADPVTSLLDPLEEELLKTTHTYCGKSYALFTKTLAQSLANTNRKAPRGR